Proteins from one Cyanobacteria bacterium FACHB-DQ100 genomic window:
- a CDS encoding tyrosine-type recombinase/integrase, which translates to MRPVLVEILSGANLPTKGYLFPSSRSAGYITRQALDKELREVCEALELRGVGTHSFRRSLATSLHSKGVPIKTIASITGHESLNELSRYLEVTLDQR; encoded by the coding sequence ATGCGCCCAGTGTTAGTAGAGATTCTGTCCGGTGCAAATCTTCCGACAAAGGGCTATTTGTTCCCGTCGAGCCGTAGCGCAGGTTATATCACTCGTCAGGCTTTGGATAAGGAACTGAGAGAAGTTTGTGAAGCGTTGGAATTGCGCGGCGTTGGAACACATTCATTCCGTCGGTCGCTGGCGACGTCGCTGCATAGCAAGGGAGTCCCGATTAAAACGATCGCGTCAATTACGGGACACGAATCCCTAAATGAACTCTCTCGATATTTGGAAGTCACCCTAGATCAGCGGTGA